The Mercurialis annua linkage group LG2, ddMerAnnu1.2, whole genome shotgun sequence genome contains a region encoding:
- the LOC126669289 gene encoding calcium-binding protein KRP1-like, translated as MAALEQHAGVEFDDHFPSMMERMGAEGFIMELCNGFRMLMDGEKGLITFESLKRNSSLLGLQNMRDDELVCMLMEGDLDGDGAINQMEFCILMIRLSSGLMIAPKQWMDYGC; from the coding sequence ATGGCGGCGCTAGAGCAACATGCGGGGGTCGAATTCGACGACCACTTTCCGTCCATGATGGAGCGAATGGGAGCTGAGGGATTCATTATGGAGTTATGCAACGGGTTTCGAATGCTGATGGATGGCGAAAAAGGTTTGATTACTTTTGAAAGCTTGAAAAGAAACAGTAGTTTGTTGGGTCTGCAAAATATGAGAGATGATGAACTTGTTTGCATGTTAATGGAAGGTGATTTGGATGGAGATGGTGCTATTAATCAGATGGAATTTTGTATTCTCATGATTAGACTTAGTTCTGGTTTGATGATCGCTCCAAAACAATGGATGGATTATGGATGTTGA